In one Bacillus sp. Marseille-P3661 genomic region, the following are encoded:
- a CDS encoding 2-oxoacid:acceptor oxidoreductase subunit alpha produces the protein MINQLSWKVGGQQGEGIESTGEIFSIALNRLGYYLYGYRHFSSRIKGGHTNNKIRVSTTQVRSISDDLDVLVAFDQETIDVNFHELRDGGVVIADAKFEPKIPENSNVTLYAVPFTEIATELGTSLMKNMVAIGSSSAILDLDIETYRDVVQEIFGRKGQQVVDKNMEAIKQGYEYIKNQAGSNLSTMELEKADGKQRLFMIGNDAIALGFLAGGVRFMPAYPITPASEIMEYLIKKLPDFGGTVIQTEDEIAACTMAIGSNYAGVRAITASAGPGLSLMMEAIGLSGMTETPLVVVDTQRGGPSTGLPTKIEQSDLMAMIYGTHGDVPKVVLAPSTVQEAFYYAVEALNIAEEYQCPVILLTDLQISLGKQTVEPLDYKNIEIRRGKLDLNAQLPEIENKEYFKRYEVTDDGISPRVVPGMKNGIHHVTGVEHNETGKPSESSQNRQAQMDKRLRKLSNLKFKDAVHKNVKHDEADVLVVGFNSTRGGIEEAMTRLENDGLKVNHAHIRLVHPFPTEEIKPLVDSAKKVVVVEYNGTAQLTQILKLNVGNHDKVASILKYDGDPFLPSEIYNRIKELL, from the coding sequence ATGATCAATCAACTTTCATGGAAAGTTGGAGGACAACAAGGGGAAGGTATCGAAAGTACTGGAGAAATTTTCTCGATTGCGCTTAATCGTTTAGGATACTATTTATACGGTTATCGCCACTTTTCTTCCCGAATCAAAGGTGGTCACACCAACAATAAAATTCGCGTAAGTACAACCCAAGTTCGCTCAATATCTGATGATTTAGATGTATTAGTTGCATTTGATCAAGAAACAATTGATGTGAACTTCCATGAATTACGTGATGGTGGTGTAGTTATCGCCGATGCGAAGTTCGAACCAAAAATACCTGAAAATAGTAATGTAACGTTGTATGCGGTTCCATTTACTGAAATCGCTACAGAGTTAGGTACTTCATTAATGAAAAATATGGTGGCTATCGGTTCATCAAGTGCGATTCTTGATTTAGATATTGAAACGTACAGAGACGTAGTTCAAGAAATATTTGGACGTAAAGGTCAACAAGTTGTTGATAAAAATATGGAAGCCATCAAGCAGGGCTATGAATATATTAAAAACCAAGCAGGTTCTAATTTATCTACAATGGAGCTAGAAAAAGCAGACGGAAAACAACGTCTATTCATGATCGGAAACGATGCAATTGCATTAGGATTTTTAGCTGGTGGTGTACGTTTTATGCCGGCATATCCAATTACGCCAGCATCTGAGATTATGGAGTACTTAATTAAAAAGCTGCCTGATTTCGGCGGAACTGTAATTCAAACAGAAGATGAAATCGCAGCTTGTACAATGGCGATTGGTTCAAACTATGCAGGTGTTCGTGCAATTACTGCATCAGCAGGACCAGGTCTTTCATTAATGATGGAAGCGATCGGTCTTTCAGGAATGACTGAAACTCCACTGGTAGTTGTTGATACACAACGTGGTGGCCCAAGTACAGGTCTACCAACTAAAATAGAGCAATCCGACTTAATGGCAATGATTTATGGTACTCATGGTGATGTTCCTAAAGTTGTACTTGCACCAAGTACAGTTCAAGAAGCATTCTACTATGCAGTTGAAGCTTTAAATATTGCTGAAGAATATCAATGTCCTGTTATTTTATTAACAGACCTGCAAATCTCATTAGGTAAACAAACAGTTGAGCCTTTAGATTACAAGAACATTGAAATTCGTCGTGGTAAGTTAGACCTTAATGCTCAATTACCTGAGATTGAAAATAAAGAATACTTTAAGCGTTATGAAGTAACTGATGATGGTATTTCACCTCGTGTTGTACCAGGTATGAAAAATGGTATTCATCATGTTACAGGTGTTGAACATAATGAAACTGGTAAACCTTCTGAAAGTTCGCAAAATCGTCAAGCACAAATGGACAAGCGTCTACGCAAATTAAGCAACCTTAAGTTTAAAGATGCTGTTCATAAGAATGTTAAGCACGATGAAGCTGACGTGCTTGTAGTTGGATTTAACTCTACTCGTGGTGGTATTGAAGAAGCGATGACTCGTCTTGAGAATGATGGTCTAAAAGTAAATCATGCTCATATTCGTTTAGTACATCCATTCCCAACAGAAGAGATCAAGCCACTAGTAGACTCTGCTAAGAAAGTAGTAGTAGTAGAATACAATGGTACGGCACAGTTAACACAAATCCTTAAGTTAAACGTAGGAAATCACGACAAGGTAGCAAGCATCCTTAAATATGATGGCGATCCATTCCTACCTAGTGAAATTTACAACAGAATTAAGGAGTTGTTATAA
- a CDS encoding dipeptidase, which yields MAKIFDAHCDVLYKMWLNPNLSFEDSNALHVNLNYMKQAGGKVQCFAIYIPESVNHSERFNVALEMVDIFYDKIINKFKQIKLILNKRDISDLKDNEIGAILTLEGCDAIGHDITKLKTLYRLGVRSVGLTWNYANAVADGALETRNAGLTLFGKKIVELNNQLKIWTDVSHLNERSFWDTIEIAHYPIASHSNVYSLFNHPRNLRDDQIKALIKKDGMIGITFVPYFLSKDYEHTTISDIIKHIDYIFALGGETNLGLGSDFDGIDDTIQGLEHYGCYQNLLNELQKHFKDEQIYRICLQNFVEHFPN from the coding sequence TTGGCAAAAATATTTGATGCACATTGTGATGTTCTGTACAAAATGTGGCTCAATCCCAATCTTTCTTTTGAAGATAGTAATGCTTTACACGTAAATCTTAATTACATGAAACAAGCTGGAGGAAAAGTTCAATGCTTTGCAATATATATTCCCGAAAGTGTTAATCATAGTGAAAGATTTAATGTAGCCCTCGAGATGGTAGATATTTTTTACGATAAAATAATAAACAAATTTAAACAAATAAAATTAATATTAAATAAAAGGGACATAAGTGACCTTAAAGATAATGAAATTGGGGCTATTTTAACGTTAGAAGGCTGCGATGCAATCGGCCATGATATAACCAAGCTAAAGACTTTATATCGCTTAGGAGTCCGTTCTGTCGGTTTGACATGGAATTATGCAAATGCTGTGGCAGATGGGGCACTTGAAACGAGGAATGCAGGCCTTACTTTATTTGGTAAGAAGATTGTAGAATTAAATAATCAACTGAAAATATGGACTGACGTATCACACTTAAATGAAAGATCTTTTTGGGATACAATTGAAATCGCCCACTATCCGATCGCATCTCATTCTAATGTCTATTCTTTATTTAACCATCCAAGAAATTTAAGAGATGACCAGATTAAAGCACTGATTAAAAAGGATGGAATGATTGGTATTACGTTCGTCCCATATTTTTTAAGTAAAGATTATGAACATACAACAATAAGTGACATAATAAAACATATAGATTACATTTTTGCACTTGGAGGAGAAACTAATCTCGGGTTAGGATCAGACTTTGATGGGATTGATGATACTATTCAAGGATTGGAACATTATGGATGTTATCAGAATTTGCTAAATGAACTTCAAAAACACTTCAAAGATGAGCAGATTTATAGAATATGTCTACAAAATTTTGTTGAACATTTTCCAAATTAA
- the spoVS gene encoding stage V sporulation protein SpoVS, producing the protein MEILKVSAKSNPNSVAGALAGVLRERGAAEIQAIGAGALNQAVKAVAIARGFVAPSGVDLICIPAFTDILIDGEERTAIKLIVEPR; encoded by the coding sequence ATGGAAATATTAAAAGTTTCAGCAAAATCTAATCCTAATTCTGTAGCTGGAGCACTTGCAGGAGTTTTACGTGAACGTGGAGCTGCTGAGATCCAAGCAATTGGAGCGGGTGCACTTAATCAAGCGGTAAAGGCAGTAGCGATCGCAAGAGGATTTGTCGCACCAAGTGGAGTAGATTTAATATGTATTCCTGCTTTTACAGATATTTTAATAGACGGTGAGGAACGTACAGCTATTAAATTGATTGTTGAACCTCGATAA
- a CDS encoding TIGR00282 family metallophosphoesterase, giving the protein MRILFVGDVVGSPGRDMVKSYLPKLQKKFKPTITIINGENAAGGKGITEKIYRSFLEIGANAITLGNHSWDNREIFEFIDSAKYLIRPANFPDSNPGQGYLILNINGIEVGIINLQGRTFLPPLDCPFKKADELIAKLKKRTNIIFVDFHAEATSEKQAMGWYLNGRVTAVVGTHTHVQTADYRILPDGTAYITDVGMTGPYDGILGVERDAVLKKFLTNLPVRFEVTNGREQLNAVIIDVDSKTGKAKSIQPILINEDHPLFE; this is encoded by the coding sequence ATGAGAATTTTATTTGTTGGCGATGTAGTTGGTTCACCAGGGAGGGATATGGTCAAATCCTATTTGCCGAAACTGCAAAAGAAGTTTAAACCAACGATTACAATAATTAATGGAGAGAACGCAGCTGGAGGAAAAGGAATAACTGAAAAAATATATCGTTCTTTTCTTGAAATAGGTGCAAACGCGATTACGTTAGGAAATCATTCATGGGATAATCGTGAAATATTTGAATTCATTGATAGTGCAAAATATCTAATTAGACCAGCGAATTTTCCTGATAGTAATCCTGGGCAAGGTTATTTAATTTTAAATATTAATGGAATTGAAGTTGGAATTATTAATTTACAAGGTCGGACTTTTTTACCTCCGCTCGATTGTCCATTTAAAAAAGCAGATGAACTAATAGCGAAACTTAAAAAGAGAACAAATATCATTTTTGTTGATTTTCATGCTGAGGCGACAAGTGAAAAGCAGGCAATGGGATGGTATTTAAATGGACGTGTAACAGCGGTTGTTGGAACACATACACATGTCCAGACAGCAGATTATCGGATATTACCAGATGGTACAGCCTATATAACCGATGTTGGTATGACTGGCCCTTATGATGGCATATTGGGCGTTGAACGAGACGCTGTCCTAAAGAAGTTTTTAACTAATTTACCGGTCCGTTTCGAGGTCACAAACGGGCGAGAACAATTAAATGCTGTTATCATTGATGTTGATTCAAAAACAGGAAAAGCAAAAAGCATACAACCAATCCTTATAAATGAAGATCATCCGCTCTTTGAGTGA
- the rny gene encoding ribonuclease Y codes for MDLITIISVLLAILVGAVVGYFVRKSIAEAKITSAEHAAQQIIEDAKREAEASKKEALLEAKDENHKIRTEAERDIRERRSELQKQENRLMQKEENLDRKGESLDKRELMLEKKEDSLTLRQQHIEELESKMGEMVRQQQVELERISSLTREEARQIILDNLDKELSHETAVMIKETESRAKEEADKKAKEILSLAIQRCAADHVAETTVSVVNLPNDEMKGRIIGREGRNIRTIETLTGIDLIIDDTPEAVILSGFDPIRRETARIALEKLVQDGRIHPARIEEMVEKSRREVDEYIREVGEQSTFEVGVHGLHPDLIKILGRLKYWTSYGQNVLKHSMEVAFLSGLMAAELGEDETLAKRAGLLHDIGKAIDHEVEGSHVEIGVELATKYKEHPVVINSIASHHGDTEPTSIIAVLVAAADALSAARPGSRSETLENYIRRLEKLEEISESYDGVEKSFAIQAGREVRIMVKPDSVDDLQAHKLAREIRKRIESELDYPGHIKVTVIRETRAVEYAK; via the coding sequence ATGGACCTAATTACTATCATCTCCGTTTTGCTGGCCATACTTGTCGGTGCAGTTGTTGGTTATTTTGTTCGTAAATCCATTGCGGAAGCAAAGATTACTAGCGCAGAACACGCGGCTCAACAAATAATTGAAGATGCTAAACGCGAAGCTGAAGCATCTAAGAAAGAGGCCCTGCTAGAAGCAAAGGATGAAAATCATAAAATTCGTACAGAAGCGGAACGCGATATCCGTGAACGAAGGAGCGAGTTACAGAAACAAGAAAATCGATTAATGCAAAAGGAAGAGAATCTTGACCGTAAGGGCGAATCGCTAGATAAGCGTGAGTTAATGCTCGAGAAAAAAGAAGATTCACTTACCCTAAGACAACAGCATATTGAAGAGTTGGAAAGCAAAATGGGAGAAATGGTTCGTCAACAGCAAGTAGAGCTTGAACGAATTTCAAGCTTAACTCGTGAAGAAGCAAGACAAATTATTTTAGATAATCTTGACAAAGAGCTTTCACATGAAACTGCAGTCATGATAAAAGAAACTGAAAGTAGGGCGAAAGAAGAGGCCGATAAAAAAGCTAAAGAAATTCTTTCACTTGCTATTCAGCGCTGTGCCGCAGATCATGTTGCAGAGACAACCGTTTCAGTTGTAAATTTACCAAACGATGAAATGAAAGGCCGAATTATTGGACGTGAAGGTCGAAATATTAGAACGATTGAGACCTTAACAGGCATTGATTTGATTATTGATGATACTCCAGAGGCAGTAATTTTATCAGGTTTTGATCCAATTCGTCGTGAAACTGCTAGAATTGCACTTGAAAAGCTAGTCCAAGACGGACGTATTCATCCTGCAAGAATTGAAGAAATGGTAGAGAAATCTAGAAGAGAAGTAGATGAATATATACGTGAAGTTGGAGAGCAATCTACATTTGAGGTTGGTGTACATGGGCTCCATCCTGATCTAATTAAGATTCTAGGCCGATTAAAATATTGGACAAGTTATGGGCAAAATGTATTAAAACATTCAATGGAAGTTGCGTTTCTATCGGGCTTAATGGCTGCTGAACTTGGTGAGGATGAGACCCTTGCTAAAAGAGCTGGCTTATTACATGATATTGGTAAAGCTATTGATCATGAGGTCGAAGGAAGTCATGTTGAAATTGGTGTTGAGCTAGCGACGAAATATAAAGAACATCCAGTCGTTATTAATAGTATTGCTTCACATCATGGTGATACAGAACCAACCTCTATTATAGCTGTGTTGGTAGCTGCTGCAGATGCATTATCAGCAGCAAGGCCTGGTTCTAGAAGCGAAACGTTAGAAAATTATATTAGAAGACTTGAAAAACTAGAAGAAATTTCTGAATCTTACGATGGCGTTGAAAAATCATTTGCAATTCAAGCTGGTCGAGAAGTTCGGATTATGGTAAAACCGGATTCAGTCGATGATTTACAAGCACACAAGCTTGCAAGAGAAATTCGAAAAAGAATTGAAAGTGAGTTAGACTATCCCGGTCATATAAAAGTAACGGTCATTCGTGAAACTCGTGCCGTTGAATATGCAAAATAA
- the ltrA gene encoding group II intron reverse transcriptase/maturase, protein MAQKFDYPQTEQGLRNIQDKLYRVTKEELDKGLKPRFKGLIEIMSSDATIVTAIHNIKANRGANTSGADDETMNDILQKNYHQVLDEVKEKFRNYVPLEVRRVWIPKPGKNEERPLGIPAIVDRIIQECVRIVLDPIFEAQFYRHSYGFRPMRDAHMALKRVATVVHRTKHHWIVEGDISKFFDNVNHNVLLKKMWNMGIRDQRVLMMIKAMLKAGIMDEMKGNPLGTPQGGIISPLLANIYLHKLDEWIVREWESKETEIDFANQSGKYRALRKTKLKPAFFIRYADDWVLVTDTKSNAEKWKKRIATYLDTNLKLKLSDEKTLITDCTKRNIKFVGFEMKATVQFREPKGKKDSGADKTRLTLITKTRPERDKFRAKVMEINRSIRRFRRIPDFEKAVHHLNIVNSKIRGLVNYFKVATAFGEEAKKYSSKLQMNGYQHLKRYGAELVKTSDVKNLLEVHSEYHQTIPAVDVGNKTYIGLTNLSFGKWTEPKSKNQDETPYSEAGRALYTKRMERKRPLARADDYFRLEVSKLISRGMKAPKYNFEFYMNRGYIINRDKFKCRVCRSELSLLNAEIHHCSPRLPLDMVNKVEYLASVCTDCHIKIHDGQDYTSNVEKKIWANIIKFRNKLNVTKDEVS, encoded by the coding sequence TTGGCTCAAAAATTTGACTATCCGCAGACGGAACAAGGTCTAAGGAACATTCAAGATAAACTGTATCGAGTAACAAAAGAAGAACTCGATAAAGGATTAAAGCCTAGATTCAAAGGTTTAATCGAGATAATGAGTTCAGATGCAACAATCGTCACCGCTATTCATAACATTAAAGCAAATAGAGGAGCGAATACCTCTGGAGCTGATGATGAAACGATGAACGATATATTGCAAAAGAATTATCATCAAGTATTGGATGAGGTCAAAGAAAAGTTTAGGAACTACGTACCGCTTGAAGTAAGACGAGTATGGATACCTAAACCGGGAAAAAACGAAGAAAGACCACTTGGTATACCTGCGATAGTCGATAGGATAATACAAGAGTGCGTCAGAATCGTCCTAGACCCCATATTTGAAGCACAATTTTACAGACACTCATATGGTTTCCGTCCAATGAGAGACGCTCATATGGCTCTAAAAAGAGTCGCGACAGTGGTACACAGGACAAAACACCATTGGATAGTCGAAGGTGATATAAGTAAATTCTTCGACAATGTAAATCATAATGTTTTGTTAAAGAAAATGTGGAATATGGGAATCAGAGACCAAAGAGTATTAATGATGATAAAAGCAATGCTCAAAGCAGGAATAATGGACGAAATGAAGGGAAATCCGTTGGGAACTCCCCAAGGAGGTATAATATCTCCATTACTAGCCAACATCTATTTACATAAATTGGATGAATGGATAGTAAGAGAATGGGAAAGTAAAGAAACGGAGATTGATTTCGCAAATCAAAGCGGAAAATATCGAGCCTTAAGGAAAACAAAATTAAAACCTGCATTTTTCATAAGGTACGCAGATGATTGGGTATTAGTAACTGATACAAAGTCGAATGCGGAAAAATGGAAAAAGAGAATTGCGACATATCTCGATACGAACCTAAAGTTAAAACTATCAGATGAGAAAACCTTGATTACGGACTGCACCAAGCGAAATATAAAATTCGTAGGCTTTGAAATGAAAGCAACAGTGCAGTTCAGAGAACCTAAGGGAAAAAAGGACAGTGGAGCAGATAAAACTCGACTAACACTCATAACAAAAACACGACCCGAAAGGGATAAATTTCGCGCAAAGGTTATGGAGATAAACCGAAGTATAAGGAGATTCAGAAGAATACCTGACTTCGAGAAAGCTGTCCATCATCTGAACATAGTTAACAGCAAAATAAGGGGCTTGGTTAACTATTTCAAAGTAGCAACAGCCTTTGGAGAGGAAGCCAAAAAATATTCCTCAAAACTGCAAATGAACGGTTATCAACATCTAAAAAGATATGGTGCGGAATTGGTAAAAACATCAGATGTAAAAAATCTATTAGAGGTACATTCAGAGTACCATCAAACGATTCCAGCAGTCGATGTAGGGAATAAAACATACATTGGCTTAACAAACCTAAGCTTTGGTAAATGGACTGAACCTAAGTCTAAGAACCAAGATGAAACACCATATTCTGAAGCAGGAAGAGCTTTGTATACGAAAAGAATGGAAAGAAAAAGACCGCTCGCAAGAGCTGATGATTATTTCCGTTTAGAAGTATCTAAGTTAATAAGTAGAGGAATGAAAGCACCTAAATATAATTTCGAATTCTATATGAATAGAGGATATATCATAAACAGGGATAAATTTAAATGCAGAGTATGCAGGTCAGAACTATCGTTACTGAATGCAGAAATTCATCACTGTAGTCCACGATTGCCTTTAGATATGGTAAATAAAGTAGAATATCTTGCATCGGTTTGTACTGATTGCCATATCAAAATACATGATGGACAGGATTATACCTCGAATGTAGAAAAGAAAATCTGGGCAAACATAATCAAATTCAGAAATAAATTGAATGTAACCAAAGATGAAGTTTCTTAG
- the ltrA gene encoding group II intron reverse transcriptase/maturase, whose product MSQKLNAPTDEAELRMTLDKLYQSTRNSIENDELPSFKGLLEVAISRTVIISAIHKIKANKGSKTAGTDNVLMQDILSKQFDEVIDLVQRTMENYKPKELRRVYIPKPGKREKRPLGIPALIDRIIQECIRITIEPILEAQFFKHSYGFRPMRDAKQAVERAIFIGTKIKYNWVVEGDIKGFFDNVNHNILIKQLWHMGIRDSRILMIIKEMLKAGIMNEIKRNELGIPQGGIISPLLANVYLHKLDEWVSREWEEKELRNGTKSRIAKLSSLRNYSSITRPEFFLRYADDWVLFTDSKENAEKWKYRIKEFLNDKLKLEISDEKTFVTNMKKKPIKFLGFRIKMVQKGNGYVGYSYPDKDKLEKKFKEISKDLKKLKFCSDEEWLINDINVINSKFRGIINYYNSSPGINLIMRDFRENLKYTAYKSIKKYGGDWIPTNQCQNLKTFYPDRTEQVPAVKYKNQRIGFISLSFATWVKYPKKNQDETPYSVEGRELYFKRSKNRPLLLRTEALLNSEHLALILAGNKRKLYTYEYFMNRCYAFNRDKGKCSICKETLTGIGDTQTHHIDNKLPFDQVNKVSNLTTTCNKCHTLIHAKELTDKETFHLKKNSILKLHKYRELALRE is encoded by the coding sequence ATGTCTCAAAAACTAAACGCTCCCACAGACGAAGCAGAGCTAAGAATGACCCTTGATAAACTCTATCAAAGCACTCGAAATTCTATTGAGAATGACGAGTTGCCAAGTTTTAAAGGACTCTTGGAAGTGGCGATTAGTAGAACAGTTATAATATCAGCAATTCATAAAATAAAAGCAAACAAAGGTAGTAAAACGGCTGGTACTGATAACGTCTTAATGCAGGACATACTATCTAAACAATTTGACGAAGTTATAGACTTAGTTCAAAGAACAATGGAAAACTATAAACCGAAAGAATTAAGAAGGGTTTATATACCAAAACCTGGTAAAAGGGAAAAACGACCATTAGGAATCCCAGCTTTAATTGATAGGATAATACAGGAATGTATTAGAATAACGATTGAGCCGATTCTTGAAGCGCAGTTCTTCAAACATTCATACGGTTTTAGACCTATGAGAGACGCAAAACAAGCTGTAGAACGGGCAATTTTCATTGGAACTAAGATTAAATATAACTGGGTAGTCGAAGGAGACATCAAAGGTTTTTTTGACAACGTTAATCATAATATCCTAATAAAGCAACTTTGGCACATGGGGATCAGAGATAGCCGAATTCTTATGATAATCAAAGAAATGCTCAAAGCAGGAATTATGAACGAAATCAAAAGAAACGAATTAGGAATTCCACAAGGAGGAATAATCTCCCCTCTCTTAGCGAATGTTTATCTCCACAAACTCGATGAATGGGTTTCAAGAGAGTGGGAAGAAAAAGAGCTAAGAAATGGAACTAAATCGAGAATAGCAAAACTTAGCTCCTTACGGAATTATTCTTCCATAACAAGACCTGAATTCTTTCTACGGTATGCAGATGATTGGGTTCTCTTTACGGATAGTAAGGAAAATGCAGAAAAATGGAAGTACAGGATTAAAGAATTTCTTAACGACAAACTTAAACTTGAAATATCTGACGAGAAAACCTTTGTCACTAATATGAAAAAGAAACCTATCAAGTTTCTTGGTTTCCGAATTAAAATGGTGCAAAAAGGCAATGGGTATGTAGGGTATTCCTATCCAGATAAAGACAAACTCGAAAAGAAATTCAAGGAAATAAGTAAAGACTTAAAGAAACTGAAATTCTGTTCTGATGAAGAGTGGTTAATAAATGATATCAATGTAATAAACAGTAAGTTTAGAGGTATCATCAATTACTACAACTCCTCACCGGGCATCAACCTAATCATGAGAGATTTTAGAGAAAATCTAAAATACACTGCATATAAAAGTATAAAGAAATACGGTGGCGACTGGATTCCTACAAATCAATGTCAAAACCTTAAAACCTTCTACCCCGACAGGACTGAACAAGTCCCTGCCGTCAAATACAAGAATCAAAGGATAGGATTTATTTCACTAAGTTTTGCAACTTGGGTAAAATACCCAAAGAAAAATCAAGACGAGACTCCGTACTCAGTGGAAGGAAGAGAGCTATATTTCAAAAGGTCGAAAAACAGACCACTTTTACTCAGAACAGAAGCTCTCCTAAACTCCGAACACCTTGCACTAATACTTGCAGGAAATAAGCGTAAACTTTACACCTACGAATATTTTATGAATAGATGTTATGCGTTTAACAGGGACAAAGGAAAATGCTCTATATGCAAAGAAACCTTAACAGGGATCGGGGATACACAAACCCACCATATAGATAATAAACTACCTTTCGACCAAGTTAACAAAGTCTCTAATCTTACCACGACCTGTAACAAATGCCATACTTTAATACATGCGAAGGAATTAACCGACAAGGAAACATTCCATTTGAAGAAGAATTCAATTCTTAAACTTCATAAATATCGTGAATTGGCATTAAGGGAGTAA
- a CDS encoding competence/damage-inducible protein A codes for MNAEIIAVGTELLLGQIANTNAQYLSSELAQLGINVFYHTAVGDNSSRLKDVIKGAQQRSNLIIFTGGLGPTKDDLTKETVASVLSVELEHDQKALNQIEQYFQRTNRHMTENNKKQALVLKGATVFPNDNGMAPGIAYKNKDCLYLLFPGPPSELKLMFDKYGRSFLLEQLETKQFMESRVLRFFGIGESQLETEIEDLIDSQKNPTIAPLAGEGEVTLRLTAKDNSLDRVTEMLNKVEEEIQRRVGTFFYGYGTTSLHSELFKKLQEKKLTISSAESLTGGSFANELTSFNGASLVYQGSIVCYQNEVKEKLLNVSPQVIKEHGAVSFECAKQMAEQVRQTLNSDIGVSFTGVAGPAEQEGKPVGTVFIGISIKNSKTEVYTLKLSGSRNGIRNRAVKYANFYLLKLLS; via the coding sequence GTGAATGCTGAAATAATTGCTGTGGGAACGGAATTGTTGCTCGGTCAAATCGCAAATACTAATGCTCAATATCTTTCTTCGGAGCTGGCTCAATTAGGAATAAATGTTTTTTACCATACAGCTGTTGGAGATAATTCATCACGACTTAAAGATGTAATAAAAGGAGCTCAGCAAAGATCAAATTTAATTATCTTTACAGGTGGTCTTGGCCCTACGAAAGATGATTTAACGAAAGAGACCGTTGCATCTGTATTATCGGTAGAGTTAGAACATGATCAAAAAGCTTTAAATCAAATTGAACAGTACTTTCAAAGAACCAATCGGCATATGACTGAAAATAATAAAAAACAAGCGTTGGTATTAAAGGGGGCTACCGTATTCCCAAACGATAACGGAATGGCACCCGGCATTGCGTATAAGAATAAGGATTGTTTATATTTATTATTTCCAGGGCCGCCGTCTGAATTAAAGCTGATGTTTGATAAGTATGGTAGATCGTTTTTATTAGAGCAGTTAGAAACAAAACAATTTATGGAATCAAGAGTTTTAAGGTTTTTTGGCATTGGTGAATCACAGTTAGAAACGGAAATTGAAGACTTAATCGATTCACAGAAAAACCCAACGATAGCACCGCTCGCGGGTGAGGGAGAAGTAACTTTAAGACTAACAGCAAAAGACAATTCTCTTGATAGAGTTACGGAAATGCTGAATAAGGTTGAAGAGGAGATTCAAAGGCGAGTTGGTACATTTTTTTACGGTTATGGCACCACTAGTTTGCATAGTGAGCTATTTAAGAAACTACAGGAAAAAAAATTAACGATTTCAAGTGCTGAAAGTTTAACAGGCGGCAGCTTTGCTAACGAGTTAACCTCATTTAACGGAGCATCACTAGTTTATCAAGGTAGTATAGTATGCTATCAAAATGAGGTTAAAGAAAAGTTGTTAAATGTATCACCGCAGGTTATAAAGGAACACGGTGCTGTTAGTTTTGAATGTGCTAAGCAGATGGCAGAACAAGTTAGACAAACTTTAAATAGTGATATAGGTGTTAGTTTTACTGGTGTTGCGGGCCCTGCTGAGCAGGAAGGTAAGCCGGTTGGCACAGTTTTTATAGGGATTTCAATAAAAAATAGTAAAACGGAAGTATATACATTAAAGCTATCAGGCAGTCGGAATGGTATTCGAAATCGTGCTGTAAAGTATGCCAATTTCTACCTTTTAAAACTATTATCATAA